The Streptomyces sp. NBC_00659 genomic interval GGATCCGCATGCTCCTCGACGACTGGGAGAAGCTCTCGGGCAAGGCCCAGGAGGATGTCATCGGGCGGAGGAAGTCCACGGGGGCGCCGTTGAGCGGCGGCACCGAGTCCACCGCGATGGACCTGGACAAGACCGACGCCGACGGCAACCTGGTCGTGCCGATCAACGCGCACGCGCGCATCACCCGGCCCGACCGGAACGGAGGCGCCGCGATGCTGCGCCGTCCGTTCTCCTTCCACGACGGCATCGACGCCGAGGGGACACCCGACGCCGGTCTGCTCTTCGTGTGCTGGCAGGCCGATCCGGTGCGTGGTTTCGTCCCCGTCCAGCGCAAACTCGACCGCGGCGACGCGCTCTCGGAGTTCATCCGCCACGAGTCGAGCGGCCTCTTCGCGGTGCCGGGCGGCGCGGTGGAGGGGGAGTACGTGGGGCAGCGGTTGCTGGAGGGGTGACGAGGCCGTCGTGCGGCGGACTCCACGGCGGCTCATCGGCCGACGGCCCGCACGGGCGCTCTGTACCTGACGGGCTCGGGGCAGATGCGGGGCCGGGCTTCAGACGGCTCGGGGCGGGGCTCCGTACCCGGGCTCGGGGCCGACGCGGGAGCGGGCTGCAGACGGACGCGGCCCAAGGGCTCCGCACCGGGCTCCGGACCGACACGGGGGCAGGCCTCGCGCGGACGCGACCCAGGGGCTCCGTACCGTGTTCCGTACCGCGGTACCGGGCTCCGTATCAGGGCCGGTGGCGGGGGTTCCGCGGGCGGCGGACGGGTCGGGCGCGGCCCATTAGGGTGACGGTATGTCGGCGACGCGCTACACCTATCTCGGCCCCGAGGGTACGTTCACCGAGGCCGCCCTTCGCACGCTTCCCGAGGCCGCGACGCGGGAGCTGGTTCCCATGGTGTCCGTCCCGGCCGCGCTCGACGCGGTACGCGGTGGCCAGGCCGCGGGCGCCCTCGTCCCGATCGAGAACTCCGTCGAGGGCGGCGTCACCGCCACCCTCGACGAGCTGGCCAAGGGCGACCAGCTGATGATCTACCGCGAGGTCGTGCTGCCGATCGCCTTCGCCCTGCTGGTCAGGCCCGGCACGGCGCTGAAGGACGTCAAGACGGTCACCGGACACCCGGTCGCCCAGCCGCAGGTGCGCAACTGGCTCGCCGCGCATCTGCCGGACGCCGTCTGGGAGTCGGCGGCCTCGAACGCGGACGGCGCCCGGCTGGTCCAGGAGGGCCGTTTCGACGCGGCCTTCGCGGGCGAGTTCGCCGCGGCCACGTACGGCCTCGAACCGCTGGTGACCGAGATCCACGACGCGGCGAACGCCGAGACCCGCTTCGTACTGGTCGGCCGCCCGGCCCGGCCCGCCGCGCCGACCGGCGCCGACAAGACCTCCGTGGTCATCTGGCTCGGCGACGACCACCCCGGAGCGCTGCTCGAACTGCTCCAGGAATTCGCCGTGCGCGGCGTCAACCTGATGCGGATCGAGTCCCGCCCGACCGGCCAGGGAATCGGCAATTACTGCTTCTCGGTGGACGCCGAGGGGCACATCACCGACCGCCGGGTGGGCGAGGCGTTGATGGGTCTCAAGCGGATCTGTCCCCAAGTGCGCTTTCTCGGTTCCTATCCCCGGGCCGGCGTCGCCCTGGAGGACGTACGGCCGCTGCGGCCCGGAACGTCGGACCACGAGTTCTCCGCGGCCTCGGACTGGCTCGCGCGCTGCGCCGACGGCCGGTTCTGAACGGCGGGTCCACACCCGTCCGAGCATTTCCCGCAGGTTCCACCTGCCGATTTTCGCCATCCACAGGGTTATCCACAGGTGCGCTTACCGACCTGGGGACAAGTCGACAACGAAGCGCTACATCATCGACAAATCGGCTACTCGACCCAAGTCCATCCACACCCTTGCACGTCCCTCTTCGTCTACCCTTTTCCATTGATCAACCCGATAGAGCGAATCATTTACACCCGAAAGTGGCTGTCCAGAGGGTTTGAACCGGGAATTCCACGGTCACCGAAGAGGGATCGGAATGATCAATTCCGACATCCACAGATCTTCCACACACCCTGTGGATAACCGACGGGGAGGGTCACACCCTGTGGACAACCTGCCCCGCAAGTGCCGCCCCCCGCAAGGAAATCCGGTCAACCGGTGAAGTGCGCATGCCCCGTTCCGGGGAGTAGGCCCCTTTTCCTTGACGTCGCTCGATGCCCAAGAGATGCGATCCGACATTTCACTCATATCGTGACAGCGGTCACGCTCTGGAATATCGGGTCGTTGGCCGGAAGTCCGCACCGGTAGCCTTGAGGGGTGATTGACCTTCGCCTGCTCCGTGAGGACCCCGACCGTGTTCGCGCCTCCCAGCGCGCCCGTGGAGAGGATGTCGCGCTCGTCGACTCCCTCCTCTCCGCCGACGAGCGGCGCAGGTCGTCCGGCGTCCGCTTCGACGAGCTGCGTTCCGAGCAGAAGTCGCTCGGCAAACTGATCCCCAAGGCCACCCCGGACGAGCGCGCCGAGCTGCTGAAGAAGGCCGAGCAGCTCAAGACCGACGTCAAGGCCGCCGAGGCCGAACAGAACGACGCGGACGAGGAGACCAAGCGGCTTCTCCTCCAGCTCGGCAACCTGGTGCACCCCGACGTCCCGGTCGGCGGCGAGGAGGACTTCGTCGTCCTGGAGACGCACGGGACCATCCGCGACTTCGCCGCCGAGGGCTTCGAGCCCAAGGACCACCTGGAACTCGGCGAGGCCCTGGGCGCCATCGACGTCGAGCGCGGCGCCAAGGTGTCGGGCTCGCGTTTCTACTACCTGACCGGCGTCGGCGCGCTCCTGGAGCTCGCCCTCGTCAACGCGGCGATCGCGCAGGCCACCGAGGCCGGCTTCACGCCGATGCTGACCCCGGCGCTGGTCCGCCCGCGCGCCATGGAGGGCACCGGCTTCCTCGGCCAGGCCGCGGAGAACGTGTACCACCTGGAGAAGGACGACTACTACCTGGTCGGCACCTCCGAGGTCCCCCTCGCGGCGTACCACATGGACGAGATCCTCGACGCCGACAAGCTGCCGATGCGCTACGCCGGTTTCTCGCCGTGCTTCCGCCGCGAGGCCGGCACGTACGGCAAGGACACCCGCGGCATCTTCCGCGTGCACCAGTTCGACAAGGTCGAGATGTTCTCGTACGTCGACCCCGCGGACGCCGAGAACGAGCACCAGCGGCTCCTCGAATGGGAGAAGCAGTGGCTGACCGGCCTCGAACTGCCCTTCCAGGTGATCGACGTGGCCAGCGGTGACCTGGGTTCCTCGGCCTCCCGCAAGTTCGACTGCGAGGCGTGGATCCCGACCCAGGGCAAGTACCGTGAGCTGACGTCGGCCTCCAACTGCGACGGCTTCCAGGCCCGCCGGCTGTCCGTCCGCATGCGCGACGGCAAGAAGATCCAGCCGCTGGCCACACTGAACGGCACCCTGTGCGCCGTCCCGCGCACCATCGTCGCGATCCTGGAGAACCACCAGCTCGCCGACGGTTCGGTGCGGGTTCCCGAGGTGCTGCGCCCCTACCTGGGTGGCCGTGAGGTTCTGGAGCCGATCTCCAAGTGACCAGCACCACCGGTTCGACGGGAGCGTCCGGAGCCACGGAGCCGGCCTTCCCGTACAAGCTCGTCGCGACCGATCTCGACGGGACGCTGCTGCGTTCCGACGAGTCGGTCTCGGCCCGCACACGTGACGCGCTCGCCGCGGTGACCGAGGCGGGCGCGGCCCACATCGTCGTCACCGGGCGCGCGGTGCCCTGGACGCGGCACGTCCTCGACGAGCTCGGCTATCAGGGCCTCGCGGTCTGCGGCCAGGGCGCGCAGGTCTACGACGCGGGGGAGCACCGGCTCCTCACCTCGGTGACCCTGGACCGGCAGCTGGCCGGTCTGGCGCTCGCCAAGATCGAGGCGGAGGTCGGACCGCTGCTGCTGGCCGCGAGCCGCGACGGGCTCGACGGCGACGTGCTGGTCGGCCCCGGCTACCGCAGGCTGGAGGGTGCGCTGCCGGTCGTCCCGCTCAAGGACGCGGCGGACCTGTGGTCGGCCCCTCTGAACAAGGTGTACGTCCAGCATCCGACGCTTTCCGACGACGAGCTCGCGGCCGTGGCCGTGAAGGTCGCGGGCGGACTCGTCGGTGTCACGATGGCGGGCCCGGGCGTGGTGGAACTGCTCCCGCTCGGCCTCTCCAAGGCGACGGGGCTGTCCCTGGCGGCCCGGCGCCTGGGCCTCAAGGCCGCGGACACCATCGCCTTCGGTGACATGCCGAACGATCTCCCGATGTTCGCCTGGGCGGCCCACGGGGTGGCCATGGCCAACGCCCACGCCGATCTCAAGGCGATCGCGGACGAGGTGACGTCCTCGAACGAGGAGGACGGGATCGCGGTCGTGCTGGAGCGGTTGCTGACGCGCCCGTAGCGGTCACCGCGAGCAGGCCCGCCGCATCCCGGCGGCCTCACTGTGGCGGCCCTTGCTGTGGCGGCCTCGCCGCGACGACGGCCCTTGCGGTCGGCAGTCGGCAGTCGGCAGTCGGCAGTCGGCAGTCGGATGAGAACGTCTTGCGGAGGATGCGCGGATCGAACGCGCGCGGGGTTTCACCCCCGACCACGGCTTAGCAAGCCGGTGCCTTTCCACTCGGCCAATCCTCCGGGTGGGCGGCCCGCGCGTGACGCGCGCTCGAAGCGGCCGCCCCGGGCAACTCCCCCTGCGAGCGGGTTCGACGGAGGTAGTGACTACTCCGGAACCCGCCGCGGGCTGCCCTGTCGGGAGCTCGACGAACTGCTCCTGATGAACATCGTCGCGCTCCTCTCCCAGACCGTGGCGCCGGCTCGATGCGGCGGCGTGGACACAACCACTGTGCCCGTAAGCCGACTTGGGCGCCACTGATTAAAACGCGCGTTCCCGGGGGCTCACTTGCGGCGCCATCTGCGTCGGCGCCCCTTGCTGAAGAACCACCCCGCGGGCGGCTCGTCCGAGCGCCAGGGCTGCGGTTCGGGGCCCGACTCACGCCAGCGGGCGGCGAGCATACGCGCGCGGGCCGACGGTTCGGCCGTCTCCGCGGACCGTACGAAGTCCTCGTCGAGGACGAGGTCGTCCCACGGCTCCCCCGCCGTGTCCCCCGGCCCGTCACCGGAGCCGTTCCCGGCCTGTTCCCGGCCGCCGGCTCCCGGTTCCTCGGTCGTCATCCCCGTTCCTCCCGGCCGTGCGTCCCCGTTTCGCCCAGTGTGCCCGGACCGGGGTGAAGCCGCTGTCAAAAAAAGGGGCTCCCCGCGCGCGTGCCCGTGCCGGAACACCGCGCGCGGGGAGCCCTCGCTCACTCCTCGCCGGCCAGCGTCAGCGACCGCAGCCGCTGCCCCGCATACCAGGTGGCGAGGACGGTGACCACGATCAGCAGGACCGTCGCGGTCGGCAGGCTCACGTCCGAGGTGACGATGTCACCGCCGGTGACCTTGTGGCCCACGGCGAGCGCCCACTGCTGGACGCTGAGCGTGCGCGCGCCGGACACCAGGGACCCGAACAGGGCTTCCCAGACGAGCGCGTAGACGAGTCCGAAGACCACCGCGTGCCGGGTCACGGTCCCGAGGAGCAGGAACATCGCGGCGTAGGCGATCGAGGCGACCAGGGCGGCCACGGTGTAGGCGACGGCGATCTGCTGGCCGTTGCCGTTGAGGATCATGCCCGCGATGAAGGTCGGCACCGCCGAGAAGGCCATGGTGACGGCGATCGCGACGATCAGCTTGGTGAAGATGATCGTGGGCCGTTTCAGGGGCTTGGCCAGCAGATACACCACCGAGCCGTCGTCGATCTCGGGTCCGATGGCTCCCGTGCCGGCGATGACGCCGATGATCGGCACCATCGTGGCGAGGGCGAACCCGCCGAGCAGGTCCGAGGCCACCTGGTCGTCGGCTCCGGAGAAGCTCCGGACGGCCAGGGAGAGCACGATGAGCAGGACGGGCAGGACGCCGAGGATGAGTGCCCGCCGGCGGCCGAGCAGGCCCCGGTAGGTGAGCCGGGCGACTGTGGGGTCGTACATCTTCGGCCTCCTACGCCGCGACAAGATACGAGAAGACGGATTCCAGCGACTCGTCGGACGGCGACACCGTCAGCAGCCGGATGCCGTGCTCGCGCGCGACCTTCGGCAACAGGGTGGTGAACCGGCCGAAGTCGACGGCCTGGATGCGCAACGCGCCTTCGGCGAGGTCGACTTCGATGCCGGACGTCGACGGGTCGGCGATGAGTGCGGCGGCCAGGGCCCGGTCGTCGCTGGAGCGGACCAGATAGCGGTGCGGGCGGTCGGTCATCAGCCGGCGGATGCGCCGGAAGTCACCGCTCGCCGCGTGCCGTCCGGCGACGATCACCTCGATGTGGGCGGCGAGTTGCTCCACCTCTTCAAGGATGTGGGACGAGAACAGCACGGTGCGGCCCTCGTCGCCCATGCGGCGCAGCAGATCCATGAGCTGCATGCGCTGGCGCGGGTCCATGCCGTTGAACGGCTCGTCGAGGAGCAGCAGGGAGGGGTCGTGGACCAGCGCGGACGCCATCTTCACGCGCTGGCGCATGCCCTTGGAGTACGTGGAGATCTTGCGGTCCTGCGCGTACTGCATCTCGACGGTGGCGAGGGCCCGGTCGGCGGCCTTCGCGCCGAGGCCGTGCAGCTCGGCGTTGGCGACGACGAACTCGCGTCCGGTGAGGAAGTCGTACATCGCCTCGCGCTCGGGGACGATGCCGATGTGGCGGTAGATGTCCTCGTTGCGCCAGGTCGGCTTGCCGTCGAGGGTGACGGTGCCGGTGGAGGGTGCGAGGAAGCCGCCCATCATGTTGATGAGGGTGGACTTCCCGGCGCCGTTCGGGCCGAGCAGTCCGGTGACGCCGGGGCCGATCGTCATCGTGATGTCGTTGACCGCCACCACGTTGCCGAACCAGCGTGAGACGTGGTCGATGTTGAGCGTGGTCACAGCCCGACCTTTCGGTAGCGGCGCATCAGAAGGCCGTAGCAGCCCGCGATGAGACCCAGGACGACGACGAGGTAGACGACGCCCTGAGCGGACGAGGGGCCCACCTCGCCGGGGAAGGCGGAGGAGGCGCCGAGGAAGGCCGTCTGCACTCCGTCGATGAGCGTGATCGGCGAGAAGAGCCCGAGCCACGGGACGGCTCCGCTGCTGGAGCGCTCGAAGGCGATGGCCTGGACGGTGGAGACCGCGCCGTAGGAGATCGTCAGGGCGGCGATGACGGCCGCGATGCCGAAGCCGCGGCGCGGGGTGATCGCCGAGATCACCAGGCCGATACCGGCGAAGAGCAGCGAGAGCAGTGCCACGGAGAGCAGTCCCTGTCCGAAGCCCTTGCTCTGGTCGGAGAAGTCGAGCTTGGCCAGCAGCGCGCCCACATAGAGCACGATCAGCGGGGCGGCCGTGAGGATGAACAGAGCCGAGGCCAGAGCCGCGTACTTGGCGCGCACGTAGTCGGCGGTCTCGATGGGGCGGGAGAAGTACAGCGGGACGGTCTTGAACCGCAGGTCCCGGGAGACTGCCTGGGGGCCCTGCGAGGCGACGTACAGGCCGATGACCGCCTGCATGATCACCGCGTAGCGCGTGTAGTCGACGGGCAGGTCCTTCGCCTTGGTGGCCACCGCGACGGCCACCATGATCAGCGCGGGGACGCACATCACGACGAAGAGCAGCATCGGCAGGACCTTGGACTTGACCGAGCGGCCGAGTCCGTAGGAGCCGCGCAGGGACTGCGAGTAGAGGGAGCGGCGGGCGTAGGCGCGTCCCAGGCGCGGGCCGTCGTAGGTGCGGTAGCCGATGTTGTGGATACGGGTCTGCTCACCCTGCTGGGTGAGGGGGTGCTCAACCGCCATGGCCGACCGCCTCCTTCCGCTGTTCGTCGCTGTCGGTGAAGACCTCGGCGATGTGGTGTCTGCGCTGTTCCATGCGGACCAGCCCGAGGCCGAGATCGGCGACCACGTCGCGGACGAGGTCGTAGGTGTCCTCGCTCTCGGTGGTGAGCAGCAGGATGTGTCCGGCGCCCGGCAGCCCGCCGCCGTCGTGGGTCTCGATCCCGCGCGCGTGGAGCACCTCGCGGACCGCGCCCGTGCCGTCCGGGTGTCGGTCACTGTCGGTGACCTCGATGGCGAGGGTGGTGGTGCTCTTGGTGAAGTCCGTCGTGGAGCTGGAGCGCAGCAGCTTGCCGCCGTCGACGACCACGACGTGGTCGCAGGTGCGTTCCAGTTCGCCCAGGAGGTGCGAGGTGACCAGGACCGAGATGCCGAAGTCCGTGTGGATGCGGCGGATCAGTCCGAGCATGTCGTCGCGGCCGACCGGGTCCAGGCCGTTGGTCGGTTCGTCCAGGAAGACCAGCTGGGGGTCGTGGACGAGGGCCTGCGCGAGTTTGACGCGCTGTTTCATGCCCGTGGAGTAGCCGCCGATGGGGCGGTAGCGCTCCTCGTACAGACCGACGTGGCGCAGGGTGTCCGCGGTGCGCTCGCGGGCCGCGGCCGGCGGCAGACCGGACATCCGCGCCATGTGGACGACGAACTCGGTGGCCGAGACGTCGGGCGGCAGGCAGTCGTGCTCGGGCATGTACCCGACCCGCTCGCGGATGGCGGCGCCCTCGGTGGCGACGTCGAGGCCGAGCACGTGTGCGCGGCCCTCGGTGGCGGGGGACAGACCCAGCAGGATCTTGATCAGTGTGGACTTGCCGGCTCCGTTGGCTCCGACGAGTCCGGTCACACCGGGCCCGACGTCCACGGAGAGCCGGTCAAGAGCGGTCACCCGGGGGTACCGCTTGCTCAGGCTTTCGGTCGCGATCACAGTCACGATTCGAAGGTAGTGGCGCAGACCACAGGGGTCGTCAGCCCACGGAGGTGGATCCGCGTCAGCCTCCAGTCGTACGGGCCCGTAGGGGTCACCCTCAGGTATACCGACCGGGAGCCCTCCGCCGTCCGACCGGTTGTCCACAGGCGGCCCGCGGTCTCGTGCTCATGGGCTTCGATGTAAACCGGCGATTGATCGGCACGCAGCTGAACATCGGCGAGGAAAGGTACGTGATCACCAATATGCAGCCCCGATCCCCCGCACCCCCCGCCGCTGGAGGGACTACCTCGGCCGGATGACCGAGGCCTGGGCCCAGTCCACCACCGCCTGCGCGGCGACCCCCGCCACCGGGGTGCTGGGCGGTCCGGCCCCGTACTGGAACTCCTACACCTACGACAAGACCGGCAACCGACTCACCGAGACCCAGCACGGCACCACCACCGGCGCCTCGGACACCCAGCGGGACTACCACTACCCCGACCCGGGCGCGGTCCGGCCGCACGCCCTGGGCTCGGTGGACACCACCACCGGGTCGGTGAAGTCCGCTGACAGCTTCGGCTATGACGCCGTGGGCAACACCCACACCCGGCTGCTGGCCAATGGCTCTTCCCAGACCCTGGACTGGGACGCCGAAAGCCACCTGGCCAAGGTCACCGAGCCGGTGACCGGCGGCAGCGACAAGGTCACCGAGTACCTGTACGACGCCGACGGCAACCGCCTGATCGGCCGCTTCCTCAGCGTCGACCCGCTCATGACCACGAGCGACCCCCAGACGCTGAACGCCTACGCCTAC includes:
- the pheA gene encoding prephenate dehydratase; the protein is MSATRYTYLGPEGTFTEAALRTLPEAATRELVPMVSVPAALDAVRGGQAAGALVPIENSVEGGVTATLDELAKGDQLMIYREVVLPIAFALLVRPGTALKDVKTVTGHPVAQPQVRNWLAAHLPDAVWESAASNADGARLVQEGRFDAAFAGEFAAATYGLEPLVTEIHDAANAETRFVLVGRPARPAAPTGADKTSVVIWLGDDHPGALLELLQEFAVRGVNLMRIESRPTGQGIGNYCFSVDAEGHITDRRVGEALMGLKRICPQVRFLGSYPRAGVALEDVRPLRPGTSDHEFSAASDWLARCADGRF
- the serS gene encoding serine--tRNA ligase, giving the protein MIDLRLLREDPDRVRASQRARGEDVALVDSLLSADERRRSSGVRFDELRSEQKSLGKLIPKATPDERAELLKKAEQLKTDVKAAEAEQNDADEETKRLLLQLGNLVHPDVPVGGEEDFVVLETHGTIRDFAAEGFEPKDHLELGEALGAIDVERGAKVSGSRFYYLTGVGALLELALVNAAIAQATEAGFTPMLTPALVRPRAMEGTGFLGQAAENVYHLEKDDYYLVGTSEVPLAAYHMDEILDADKLPMRYAGFSPCFRREAGTYGKDTRGIFRVHQFDKVEMFSYVDPADAENEHQRLLEWEKQWLTGLELPFQVIDVASGDLGSSASRKFDCEAWIPTQGKYRELTSASNCDGFQARRLSVRMRDGKKIQPLATLNGTLCAVPRTIVAILENHQLADGSVRVPEVLRPYLGGREVLEPISK
- a CDS encoding HAD family hydrolase → MTSTTGSTGASGATEPAFPYKLVATDLDGTLLRSDESVSARTRDALAAVTEAGAAHIVVTGRAVPWTRHVLDELGYQGLAVCGQGAQVYDAGEHRLLTSVTLDRQLAGLALAKIEAEVGPLLLAASRDGLDGDVLVGPGYRRLEGALPVVPLKDAADLWSAPLNKVYVQHPTLSDDELAAVAVKVAGGLVGVTMAGPGVVELLPLGLSKATGLSLAARRLGLKAADTIAFGDMPNDLPMFAWAAHGVAMANAHADLKAIADEVTSSNEEDGIAVVLERLLTRP
- a CDS encoding SGM_3592 family protein; translation: MTTEEPGAGGREQAGNGSGDGPGDTAGEPWDDLVLDEDFVRSAETAEPSARARMLAARWRESGPEPQPWRSDEPPAGWFFSKGRRRRWRRK
- a CDS encoding ABC transporter permease, yielding MYDPTVARLTYRGLLGRRRALILGVLPVLLIVLSLAVRSFSGADDQVASDLLGGFALATMVPIIGVIAGTGAIGPEIDDGSVVYLLAKPLKRPTIIFTKLIVAIAVTMAFSAVPTFIAGMILNGNGQQIAVAYTVAALVASIAYAAMFLLLGTVTRHAVVFGLVYALVWEALFGSLVSGARTLSVQQWALAVGHKVTGGDIVTSDVSLPTATVLLIVVTVLATWYAGQRLRSLTLAGEE
- a CDS encoding ABC transporter ATP-binding protein, with the translated sequence MTTLNIDHVSRWFGNVVAVNDITMTIGPGVTGLLGPNGAGKSTLINMMGGFLAPSTGTVTLDGKPTWRNEDIYRHIGIVPEREAMYDFLTGREFVVANAELHGLGAKAADRALATVEMQYAQDRKISTYSKGMRQRVKMASALVHDPSLLLLDEPFNGMDPRQRMQLMDLLRRMGDEGRTVLFSSHILEEVEQLAAHIEVIVAGRHAASGDFRRIRRLMTDRPHRYLVRSSDDRALAAALIADPSTSGIEVDLAEGALRIQAVDFGRFTTLLPKVAREHGIRLLTVSPSDESLESVFSYLVAA
- a CDS encoding ABC transporter permease, coding for MAVEHPLTQQGEQTRIHNIGYRTYDGPRLGRAYARRSLYSQSLRGSYGLGRSVKSKVLPMLLFVVMCVPALIMVAVAVATKAKDLPVDYTRYAVIMQAVIGLYVASQGPQAVSRDLRFKTVPLYFSRPIETADYVRAKYAALASALFILTAAPLIVLYVGALLAKLDFSDQSKGFGQGLLSVALLSLLFAGIGLVISAITPRRGFGIAAVIAALTISYGAVSTVQAIAFERSSSGAVPWLGLFSPITLIDGVQTAFLGASSAFPGEVGPSSAQGVVYLVVVLGLIAGCYGLLMRRYRKVGL
- a CDS encoding ABC transporter ATP-binding protein, producing MIATESLSKRYPRVTALDRLSVDVGPGVTGLVGANGAGKSTLIKILLGLSPATEGRAHVLGLDVATEGAAIRERVGYMPEHDCLPPDVSATEFVVHMARMSGLPPAAARERTADTLRHVGLYEERYRPIGGYSTGMKQRVKLAQALVHDPQLVFLDEPTNGLDPVGRDDMLGLIRRIHTDFGISVLVTSHLLGELERTCDHVVVVDGGKLLRSSSTTDFTKSTTTLAIEVTDSDRHPDGTGAVREVLHARGIETHDGGGLPGAGHILLLTTESEDTYDLVRDVVADLGLGLVRMEQRRHHIAEVFTDSDEQRKEAVGHGG